Part of the Deltaproteobacteria bacterium genome is shown below.
CGCAAAGTTCTCGGGGAAATAGGGATTCAGGATGCTGCCGCAGAGGAAGCCGGCCACGATCGACCGAAGGCCGATCCAGTCCCAGCGGTCCTGGGTACAGCGGACACTGAACCACCAGAGGCCCGTAACCAGTCCCACTAATAAGAATGAATCGTAGAGCCAAACGTTAACCCAGACCGCGACGAACAAGAGCCAATACCGTTGCCGCAGCAGCGCAACAACCACAATCAAAAGGATCGCCGTGGCCAGTGACAGACCGCGCGCCATCTGCATCCGAAAGAGGAAGTCCGATGCCCCGGCGCAAAATAGCAGCACCCAACACCACCGCATGCGTGCCTGCAGCTGCGTCAACGCCCAACAAAAAACCAACGCAGCAAGGGCGGCAAAGCAGGCGGCTTCCAACTTTGCGCCCACGCGGATATCGGGCAGCAGCGCAAAGGGGATCGAGGCCACGTGAAAAAGCCAGTGATGGTCGCGATACGCCTCGCCCCAGATCGTATACGCGAGCTCTGGCAGCTGACGGGGAATGCCGCGCTCGAGCAGCGACCGGCTGAGTTGGATATGAAAATGTCCGTCGTTCCCGATCAGCCGCGCGGTGGCAAATTGTGTCAGGAGGTAAAACGCACTGACAGCCGCGATCGCGACCACCCAGCACAGCACCCGTTGACGGCGCACCATGAGCGGGATCAGAGCGTGTCGCGCAGTTGCGCACAGTCGCCGGCGTTGTTCACCGCGGTCTGCAGCGCAGTGAGGCGATCCGGCGTCATCGTGGCGAAGGCCTCGTCGGCGGCACAGAGCGCGACAAAGGCGTCACGATTATTGAAGGCCTTCAGATGCCACGCCGTCAGCGGCGCACTGGCGCGGTCACACAATACGACCAATTTGTCGGCATAGGTCCGACAAATGCCGTCGACGGCCGGTTCGACGGCCACGCGTTTTGCGCTATTCGCGCCGCTGATGCTGAGGTTCGCATTACTGTTGGCGTTGGAATTACCGTTCTCGTTCGAGTTGCTGTTACTGTTGGAATTATCGTTCATGTTGGAATTGGAGTTACTATTGCTGTTCGAATTGCTGTTACTATTGCTGTTGGAATTCGAGTTGCTGTTCGTATTCGTGTTGCTGTTGGTGTTGGAGTTATTGTTACTGCTGGTGTTGGTAAGGCTCGTTCCGCAGGCGGCAGCGACCAACCCCATCACGACGACTGCACAGCAAGCCACTCGTAAGTTCCGCATATTCCTCCCAATCACTTCGGTAAACGAGCCACTGACACATGAATGACATTGCACCAAACGCGGCTGAGCTGTTACTTGCAGCATGATGGAGAGTCAATCACAAACCGCGTCCACAGCGCCGCGACATCGGCGCCGCGGGATCATCTCATTGCTCTTGATCGGCAGTTATATCGTCCTGATGCTCGCCTTTCATAAGAAGCTGCGACCGGATCAGATCTTCCTGATATTAGCCTTCGTCGCGCTGCTGTTGTGGGGAAAGACCGGCGGGCGGCGCTTTATCATCGATTGGGCCCCATTTACTTTTTTCCTGATCGCCTACGATGGCATGCGCGGATTGGCTGATTATCTGGCGCCGCACATCCAAATACGCCTGCCATTTCTCATGGAGCAATGGTGTTTCGGATGGCTGACCGGCGGCCAACCGATTCCCTTTCTCTTGCAGTGGTGGCGTCAGTCGCTTGGGTCTTCATGGATATCGCAGCTCTGCAGTGTGGTCAGCGGATTGATGTACTCGATCCACTTTGTGGCGCCCTTCCTTTTTGCGTGGATCGTGTGGTACGTGGACCGCGATCGTGCGGGATTTTATCGATTCGCGTACTCACTCACGCTCCTGAACGTGCTGGCACTCATCACCTTCTACCTCTTCCCGGCGGCGCCGCCGTGGTATGTCTGGAAATATCATTTTGCCACTCCCAATCTCGCGGCCTTCAATCACGGAGATCCGGGGGGCTTGATCCATCTCGACGCCCTACTCCGGGTGCCGATCTTTTCCTCTATTTATAATGATCTGAATCCCAATGCCTTTGCGGCCGTGCCTTCATTGCACGGATCCTATCCGCTGATGATCGTCGCGCACGCCTGGTCTCGCTGGAAACATGCAACTGCGCATCTCGCAATGATCATCTATGTGGCGACCACGTGGTTTGCGGCCTGCTATTTGAATCATCACTACGTGATCGATCTGGTCATCGGCGCAACGTACGTCTTCATGGCCATCACGCTGTATCGGCGCGTTCTCGGCCCCCATTGTGTGGAACGCTGGATTCGTGAGCCTGCGACGATCCCGACACCCAGTCCCGCGTCATCCTGCTGAGATCACCCACCTCCGCCACCCGCCACCCGCTTATCCCCTTGCCCACTATTTCACGTTGGACTAGGGGTGGTCGCGTTTTTCCAATCCCACGCATTTCATTTGCAGGAGGCCCCGATGGTGAAAAATTATATCAATGCGGAATGGGTCGCGAGTACGGCGACTGCCAGCACCGACGTGATCAATCCGGCGACCGGCGAACTGCTGGATCGTTGCCCGGTCGGTGGCGCGGCCGACGTCGAGACTGCCGTGCAAGCGGCTGCGGCGGCCTTTCCGGCGTGGCGGCGGGTCCCGGTGATCGAACGCGTGCAACCGCTCTTCAAATTGAAGGCGTTGATGCAGACGCACCTCGAAGAACTCGCGCGACAAGTCACGATCGAGCACGGCAAGACATTGGCCGAGGCGCTCGGCAGCGTGAAGCGCGGCATCCAAATGCTCGAGACCGCGTGCGGTATGCCGAGTCTGATGATGGGCGAATTTTCCGAAGACATCGCGGTCGGGATCGATTCGCAGGCCGTCCGCACCCCGATGGGCGTCTTTGCCGCGATCGCGCCGTTTAATTTCCCCGCGATGGTCCCGTTCTGGTTCTGGCCGTTCGCCGTCGCGGCCGGCAATACGTTCGTGCTGAAGCCGAGCGAGCGCGTGCCGCTCAGCCAACAACGCATCTTTGCGTTGATCGAGCAATGCGGATTTCCTAAAGGCGTCATCAATATGGTGAACGGCGGGAAGGACGTCGTGAATGCGTTGCTGGCGCATCCGCAGATCATTGGCGTCAGCTTTGTCGGCTCGACGCCGGTCGCGAAACACGTCTACACCACCGGGACGGCCCATTTGAAGCGCGTGCAAGCGCTCGGCGGCGCGAAAAATTTCATGGTCGCGCTGCCGGACGCGCCACTCGACGCCTCCGCGCGGACGGCGTTCGA
Proteins encoded:
- a CDS encoding phosphatase PAP2 family protein — translated: MMESQSQTASTAPRHRRRGIISLLLIGSYIVLMLAFHKKLRPDQIFLILAFVALLLWGKTGGRRFIIDWAPFTFFLIAYDGMRGLADYLAPHIQIRLPFLMEQWCFGWLTGGQPIPFLLQWWRQSLGSSWISQLCSVVSGLMYSIHFVAPFLFAWIVWYVDRDRAGFYRFAYSLTLLNVLALITFYLFPAAPPWYVWKYHFATPNLAAFNHGDPGGLIHLDALLRVPIFSSIYNDLNPNAFAAVPSLHGSYPLMIVAHAWSRWKHATAHLAMIIYVATTWFAACYLNHHYVIDLVIGATYVFMAITLYRRVLGPHCVERWIREPATIPTPSPASSC
- a CDS encoding CoA-acylating methylmalonate-semialdehyde dehydrogenase, producing the protein MVKNYINAEWVASTATASTDVINPATGELLDRCPVGGAADVETAVQAAAAAFPAWRRVPVIERVQPLFKLKALMQTHLEELARQVTIEHGKTLAEALGSVKRGIQMLETACGMPSLMMGEFSEDIAVGIDSQAVRTPMGVFAAIAPFNFPAMVPFWFWPFAVAAGNTFVLKPSERVPLSQQRIFALIEQCGFPKGVINMVNGGKDVVNALLAHPQIIGVSFVGSTPVAKHVYTTGTAHLKRVQALGGAKNFMVALPDAPLDASARTAFESITGCAGERCLAGSVILCVGADTYAAFQKRLIPIATDTNIGNGLDPNVQMGPLISQAAKDRVKGLIQSAVDDGAELLVDGRKNVDQVPGYFLRPTLIGKVTPNMRVAQEEIFGPVVLLAQVATMQEAIQWINRSPYANTTTLFTASGAAARAFCYEVAPSMIGINIGVPAPMAFFSFGGSKESFFGDVKAHGNACINFFTDTKVTITRWEKDGSIW